A single region of the Streptomyces sp. AM 4-1-1 genome encodes:
- a CDS encoding non-ribosomal peptide synthetase, whose translation MTGFQLQDILPLTPLQAGMLFHAQYDSEAVDVYTAQFVFEIEGPVNAAVLHRAVRGLLRRHANLRVGFLHEDLDEPVQAVAAEVSPLFEEIDLTGREPTERAEALAAFLETDRARRFDLEEPPLLRFTLIRTDTHRYRLVMTSHHILFDGWSTPLVVRELFELYARGGDDSAMPRVVPYRNYLAWLAAQDRAATTDAWRTALAGVAEPTLLSGGRSAAVSSDELPEQVVLTLGESVTARLRDTARRHRLTLNTLVQGAWGLLLHQLTGQDDVLFGTTVSGRPPEITGVESMIGLFINTVPVRIAVHDDDTFATLLGRVQDEQGRLLGHQYLGLTEVHALTGLDELFDTLVVFENYPMDAEALRQAQEGLPGLRIVGFEGTDAAHYPLTLTVAPGDDLRITFGHRTAAFGHEDVRLMAERLRLVLETFADDLDGRVAGLSVLLPGEAGRLLDWGRGGVLEVPDGVLGGGLFGGGVGGVLGGGVGGGVVAVCGGGVELSYEGLEVGSRLLGECLVGLGLGVEGCVGVLVGGGSVGVVVVSVGVVRAGGVYVPLDVRWPVERLRGVVGVVGLDVLVVGEGLVGHGWVGEMCGVVPVVVVDGVGGVVSVVGGSGVVVSGGGVSCGGGLPVVVGGGRLAYVMFTSGSSGVPKGVGVSHGDVLALAGDGVWGGGGVDVVLMHSAFVFDASTFEVWVALLRGGRVVVAPEGVLEGRVLGELVVSEGVTAVFLTTALFNVLAEWDVSVLAGLRLVCVGGEMAAPGVMQRVAGALPGTRLLHVYGPTETTTFATRFEVCPADGDGDGAGGGVGVAPIGGAFDGVRVYVLDGGLGLVAPGVVGELYVGGRGVARGYVGRVGLTASRFVADPFVGGGGRMYRTGDLVRWNGRGELEYVGRADGQVKVRGYRIEPGEIEGVLSGLVSVASACVVVREDVPGDRRLVAYVVAADQAMVSPETLAAEVGRKLPAYMVPSAFVTLDALPLTTNGKVDRRALPEPESSAGTGGRPPRTAHEEILADLFAETLGLGRVAVEDDFFALGGHSLLATRLVGRIRSSLGVELKVRTLFEHSTVAALASVLDGADRARVALVREERPARLPLSFAQQRLWFLNRLEGPSATYNVPLVLRLEGDLDVDALRQAVTDVVTRHETLRTVFPENDGMPEQLILDAADVVVDFTVDDVSEAELPDAIRRASTEPFDLSCEVPLRVCLLGLGGGVFVLVWVVHHVAADGWSLAPLVRDVGVAYRARSGGGVPGWGVLPVQYADYALWQRRVLGEESDAGSVGARQLGFWRGALAGLPELVELPWDRVRPSVMRYEGDVVGFRVGGVVHAGLVGLARSSGCSVFMVLQAAVAVLLSRHGGGEDIALGTAVAGRTDEALDDLVGFFVNTLVLRTDLSGDPTFREVLERVRDFDLDAYAHQDMPFERLVEMLNPARSQNHHPLFQTMLVLQNQAPAEIDLPGLSVSSEPASIGVSKFDLSFSFAETHDEHGVPQGMEATLDYSTELFDAGTVHHLVDRLTRLLASVVADPGRPVAAHDLLTAGERSDLEAWGRGPDTSIPEASIPELFQDRVRRAPDAIAVRDGAGTLTYGQLNSRANALAHHLIDRGVGPEDLVALAVPRSAGMIVAMLAVLKAGAAYLPVDPEYPASRITYMLDDARPVLLLTTTATRGQLPAIATPFIALDDDTAPWAGHRTDDPRTAPHVSLPAYVIYTSGSTGRPKGVVVTHRGVAAMVRTHLERLDLTPASRVLQMASISFDAAFWDICMGLLTGARLEIADRSELEPGPALARLLVERGVTHLTLPPAALAVMPPEDGIPHGLTLVLAGEACTPALVRRWAPHRRLVNAYGPTETTVCATISAVQPTDGPQAPVRTVPIGTPVNRAEVYVLDAGLRFVPPGVVGELYVAGDGLARGYLGRAGLTASRFVADPFSTAGRRMYRTGDLVRWNADGQLEYVSRADDQVKLRGFRIELGEIEAALTALPAVSAACAVVREDRPGDPRLVAYTVAPNGRRGAAAAELRAGLASVLPGHMVPSVFVPLEALPVTPNGKVDRRALPAPDLSLGREAGRVPVTEREKVLCEVFADVLDIPDVHLDDDFFALGGHSLLAVRLAQRIEDRLGARLSMRAVFAAPTVDGIRRTLDATDAPHPTDAAAPGADPQDDVRLAPDIARVPALPSGAAGAARRPLLTGGSGFLGAFLLRDLLETTDDAVDCLVRAEDEADGVRRLRANLERYGLWKDHYGELIHAVPGDLAAPGLGMPDRALKALRSRAGDVYHNGARVNFAAPYGELRDANVDGTEELLRVVAASESGRMHYISTTGVHARPTDGPRTVTETTPLGPVGDLPDGYSQSKWVAEGIVRIARRRGLAVTVLRPARISGDSRTGACQERDLLWQFIKGCLQARAVPEGADESTGWIPVDYVSAAVVALAGRERREPRPDPAAPAGDTFHLTHPGAPALSQVFRAAEALGYPLHPVGPEQWSKRVAAQPDNAAQLFLGGATEGHGATGGAGRRGAAPEAAETTPLPVQTFDSTVTIEAVRAAGVTLPALTDATLRTYLTYFIRTGFLPSPTEEGGR comes from the coding sequence GTGACCGGGTTCCAGCTTCAGGACATCCTGCCGTTGACGCCGTTGCAGGCAGGCATGCTGTTCCATGCCCAGTACGACTCGGAGGCGGTGGATGTCTACACCGCGCAGTTCGTCTTCGAGATCGAGGGCCCGGTGAACGCGGCGGTGCTGCACAGAGCCGTCCGGGGACTGCTGCGCAGACACGCGAATCTGCGGGTCGGATTCCTCCACGAGGACCTGGACGAACCCGTCCAGGCGGTCGCCGCCGAGGTCTCACCGCTCTTCGAGGAGATCGACCTCACCGGCCGCGAGCCCACCGAGCGGGCCGAAGCCCTCGCCGCCTTCCTCGAAACCGACCGGGCCCGGCGCTTCGACCTCGAAGAGCCGCCCCTGCTGAGGTTCACCCTGATCAGGACGGACACCCACCGGTACCGCCTGGTGATGACCAGCCACCACATCCTGTTCGACGGATGGTCCACCCCCCTGGTCGTGCGGGAGCTGTTCGAGCTGTACGCGCGCGGCGGCGACGACAGCGCCATGCCGCGCGTCGTCCCCTACCGGAACTACCTCGCCTGGCTGGCCGCCCAGGACCGGGCGGCCACCACGGACGCCTGGCGCACCGCGCTCGCCGGGGTGGCGGAACCGACCCTGCTGTCCGGCGGCAGATCCGCCGCCGTGTCCTCGGACGAACTGCCCGAGCAGGTCGTACTCACACTGGGCGAGTCCGTCACGGCTCGTCTGCGTGACACCGCCCGCCGCCACCGCCTCACCCTGAACACCCTCGTACAGGGCGCGTGGGGACTGCTCCTGCACCAGCTCACCGGACAGGACGACGTGCTGTTCGGCACCACCGTCTCCGGTCGGCCGCCGGAGATCACGGGCGTCGAATCCATGATCGGCCTGTTCATCAACACCGTGCCCGTGCGGATCGCGGTACATGACGACGACACCTTCGCCACTCTGCTGGGCCGGGTACAGGACGAGCAGGGCCGCCTCCTCGGCCACCAGTACCTCGGGCTGACCGAGGTCCACGCGCTCACCGGCCTGGACGAACTCTTCGACACGCTCGTCGTCTTCGAGAACTACCCCATGGACGCAGAGGCACTGCGACAGGCACAGGAAGGACTGCCCGGCCTCCGGATCGTCGGCTTCGAAGGCACGGACGCGGCCCACTACCCGCTGACCCTCACCGTCGCACCCGGGGACGATCTCCGGATCACGTTCGGACACCGGACCGCCGCTTTCGGGCACGAGGACGTCCGGTTGATGGCGGAACGGCTGCGTCTGGTGCTGGAGACCTTCGCCGACGACCTCGACGGACGTGTCGCCGGCCTGAGCGTGCTGCTCCCGGGTGAGGCCGGGCGACTGCTGGACTGGGGTCGTGGTGGTGTGCTTGAGGTGCCGGATGGTGTGTTGGGTGGTGGGTTGTTCGGTGGTGGTGTGGGTGGTGTGTTGGGTGGTGGTGTGGGTGGTGGTGTGGTGGCTGTGTGTGGTGGGGGTGTGGAGTTGTCGTATGAGGGGTTGGAGGTGGGGTCTCGGTTGTTGGGTGAGTGTTTGGTGGGGTTGGGGTTGGGTGTGGAGGGGTGTGTGGGTGTGTTGGTGGGTGGGGGTTCGGTGGGTGTGGTGGTGGTGTCGGTGGGTGTGGTGCGGGCGGGTGGGGTGTATGTGCCGTTGGATGTGCGGTGGCCGGTGGAGCGGTTGAGGGGTGTGGTGGGTGTGGTGGGGTTGGATGTGTTGGTGGTGGGTGAGGGTTTGGTGGGTCATGGGTGGGTGGGGGAGATGTGTGGGGTGGTGCCGGTGGTGGTGGTGGATGGTGTGGGTGGTGTGGTGTCGGTTGTTGGTGGGTCGGGGGTTGTGGTTTCGGGGGGTGGGGTTTCCTGTGGTGGTGGGTTGCCGGTGGTGGTGGGTGGTGGTCGGTTGGCGTATGTGATGTTTACGTCGGGTTCGTCTGGGGTGCCGAAGGGTGTGGGGGTGTCGCATGGCGATGTGTTGGCGTTGGCGGGGGATGGTGTGTGGGGTGGGGGTGGTGTTGATGTGGTGTTGATGCATTCGGCGTTTGTGTTTGATGCGTCGACGTTTGAGGTGTGGGTGGCGTTGTTGCGGGGTGGTCGGGTGGTGGTGGCTCCGGAGGGGGTGTTGGAGGGTCGGGTGTTGGGTGAGTTGGTGGTGTCTGAGGGTGTGACGGCGGTGTTTTTGACGACTGCGTTGTTCAATGTGCTGGCTGAGTGGGATGTGAGTGTGCTGGCCGGTCTGCGGTTGGTGTGTGTGGGTGGTGAGATGGCGGCGCCCGGGGTGATGCAGCGGGTTGCCGGGGCGTTGCCGGGGACGCGTCTGTTGCATGTGTATGGGCCGACGGAGACGACGACGTTTGCGACGCGGTTCGAGGTGTGCCCGGCTGACGGTGATGGGGATGGGGCTGGTGGTGGTGTGGGTGTGGCGCCGATTGGTGGGGCGTTTGATGGTGTGCGGGTGTATGTGTTGGATGGTGGGTTGGGGTTGGTGGCGCCGGGTGTGGTGGGGGAGTTGTATGTGGGTGGTCGTGGGGTGGCGCGGGGTTATGTGGGGCGTGTGGGGTTGACGGCGTCGCGGTTTGTGGCTGATCCGTTTGTGGGTGGGGGTGGTCGGATGTATCGGACGGGGGATCTGGTGCGGTGGAATGGTCGGGGTGAGTTGGAGTATGTGGGGCGTGCGGATGGTCAGGTGAAGGTGCGGGGGTATCGCATCGAGCCGGGTGAGATCGAGGGGGTGTTGAGTGGTCTGGTGTCGGTGGCGTCGGCGTGTGTGGTGGTGCGTGAGGATGTTCCCGGGGACCGCCGGCTCGTCGCCTATGTGGTGGCCGCTGATCAGGCGATGGTGTCGCCGGAGACACTGGCGGCCGAGGTGGGCCGGAAGCTTCCCGCGTACATGGTTCCGTCCGCGTTCGTCACTCTGGACGCTCTGCCGCTGACGACCAACGGCAAGGTCGACCGCCGCGCACTGCCCGAACCCGAGAGTTCGGCCGGTACGGGAGGTCGTCCGCCGCGAACCGCGCACGAGGAGATACTCGCCGACCTCTTCGCGGAGACGCTGGGCCTCGGACGAGTCGCTGTGGAGGACGATTTCTTCGCGCTCGGCGGGCACTCGTTGCTGGCCACCCGGCTCGTCGGCCGTATCCGTTCCTCCCTCGGGGTCGAACTGAAGGTCCGTACGCTGTTCGAGCATTCGACTGTTGCCGCGTTGGCGTCGGTGCTCGACGGGGCGGACCGGGCGCGGGTGGCGCTCGTGCGTGAGGAGCGGCCGGCGCGTCTGCCGTTGTCGTTCGCGCAGCAGCGGCTCTGGTTCCTGAACAGGCTTGAAGGTCCCAGTGCGACCTACAACGTGCCGTTGGTCCTGCGGCTGGAGGGCGATCTGGACGTCGACGCCCTGCGCCAGGCCGTCACCGACGTCGTCACACGCCACGAAACCCTGCGCACCGTCTTCCCGGAGAACGACGGCATGCCCGAGCAACTGATCCTCGACGCGGCCGATGTCGTCGTCGACTTCACGGTCGACGACGTGTCGGAGGCCGAACTCCCCGACGCGATCAGGCGTGCATCCACCGAACCGTTCGACCTGTCGTGTGAGGTGCCGTTGCGGGTGTGTTTGTTGGGGTTGGGTGGTGGGGTGTTTGTGTTGGTGTGGGTGGTGCATCATGTGGCGGCTGATGGTTGGTCGTTGGCGCCGTTGGTGCGTGATGTGGGGGTGGCGTACCGGGCGCGTTCGGGTGGTGGTGTGCCGGGGTGGGGTGTGTTGCCGGTGCAGTACGCGGATTACGCGTTGTGGCAGCGGCGGGTGCTGGGTGAGGAGAGTGACGCGGGGAGTGTGGGCGCGCGTCAGCTGGGTTTCTGGCGTGGGGCGTTGGCGGGGTTGCCGGAGTTGGTGGAGTTGCCGTGGGATCGGGTGCGTCCTTCGGTGATGCGGTATGAGGGTGATGTGGTGGGGTTCCGGGTGGGTGGGGTGGTTCATGCGGGGTTGGTGGGGTTGGCGCGGTCGTCGGGGTGCAGTGTGTTCATGGTGTTGCAGGCGGCGGTGGCGGTGTTGTTGTCGCGGCATGGTGGGGGTGAGGACATCGCGTTGGGTACGGCGGTGGCGGGGCGTACGGATGAGGCGTTGGACGATCTCGTCGGGTTCTTCGTGAACACTTTGGTCCTGCGGACGGATCTGTCGGGTGATCCGACGTTCCGTGAGGTGCTGGAGCGGGTACGGGACTTCGACCTCGACGCCTACGCCCACCAGGACATGCCGTTCGAGCGGCTGGTGGAGATGCTGAACCCGGCACGGTCGCAGAACCATCACCCGCTCTTCCAGACCATGCTCGTCCTCCAGAACCAGGCACCGGCCGAGATCGACCTCCCCGGCCTCTCCGTCAGCAGCGAACCCGCCTCCATCGGGGTCAGCAAGTTCGACCTCTCCTTCTCCTTCGCCGAGACGCACGACGAGCACGGTGTGCCCCAGGGCATGGAAGCGACCCTGGACTACTCCACGGAGCTGTTCGACGCCGGGACGGTCCACCACCTCGTCGACCGGCTCACACGCCTGCTCGCGTCGGTCGTCGCCGATCCGGGACGGCCCGTCGCCGCCCACGACCTGCTCACGGCCGGTGAACGGTCGGACCTCGAAGCCTGGGGACGCGGACCGGACACCTCGATACCCGAGGCGAGCATCCCGGAACTGTTCCAGGACCGGGTACGGCGCGCGCCCGACGCGATCGCCGTCCGCGACGGTGCCGGAACCCTGACGTACGGACAGCTGAACTCCCGTGCCAACGCCCTCGCCCACCACCTGATCGACCGCGGTGTCGGCCCGGAGGACCTGGTCGCGCTCGCCGTGCCACGGTCCGCCGGGATGATCGTCGCCATGCTCGCGGTGCTGAAGGCGGGCGCGGCCTATCTGCCGGTCGACCCGGAGTACCCGGCGTCCCGCATCACGTACATGCTCGACGACGCGCGACCGGTCCTCCTGCTCACCACCACCGCCACGCGCGGACAACTCCCCGCCATCGCGACGCCGTTCATCGCACTGGACGACGACACCGCCCCCTGGGCCGGCCACCGGACCGACGATCCGCGGACCGCCCCGCACGTCTCCCTGCCCGCGTACGTGATCTACACCTCCGGCTCGACCGGCCGCCCCAAGGGCGTCGTCGTCACGCATCGCGGGGTCGCAGCCATGGTGCGGACCCATCTGGAACGCCTGGACCTGACACCCGCGAGCCGGGTGCTCCAGATGGCGTCGATCAGCTTCGACGCGGCGTTCTGGGACATCTGCATGGGGCTGCTCACCGGAGCCCGGCTGGAGATCGCCGACCGGTCGGAGCTGGAACCGGGGCCCGCCCTGGCCCGCCTCCTCGTGGAGCGGGGCGTCACCCACCTCACCCTGCCGCCCGCGGCTCTCGCCGTGATGCCACCCGAGGACGGAATCCCGCACGGCCTCACACTCGTCCTCGCCGGAGAGGCGTGCACACCCGCGCTCGTCCGCCGGTGGGCCCCGCACCGACGCCTCGTCAACGCCTACGGACCGACCGAGACCACGGTCTGCGCGACGATCAGCGCCGTGCAGCCCACGGACGGCCCGCAGGCACCCGTACGGACCGTACCGATCGGCACCCCGGTGAACCGGGCGGAGGTGTACGTACTCGACGCCGGGCTGCGGTTCGTGCCGCCGGGCGTCGTCGGGGAGTTGTACGTGGCCGGGGACGGACTCGCCCGGGGATACCTGGGACGTGCCGGGCTCACCGCGTCACGGTTCGTCGCCGATCCGTTCAGCACCGCCGGCCGGCGCATGTACCGCACCGGTGACCTCGTACGGTGGAACGCCGACGGCCAACTCGAATACGTGTCCCGGGCCGACGACCAGGTCAAGCTCCGTGGGTTCCGCATCGAGCTGGGGGAGATCGAGGCAGCGCTCACCGCACTGCCCGCCGTTTCCGCCGCCTGCGCGGTCGTCCGTGAGGACCGGCCGGGCGACCCGCGGCTCGTCGCGTACACGGTGGCCCCGAACGGGCGGCGAGGTGCCGCGGCGGCGGAACTGCGTGCCGGACTCGCCTCCGTACTGCCCGGACACATGGTGCCGTCGGTGTTCGTCCCGCTCGAAGCCCTGCCCGTCACCCCGAACGGGAAGGTCGACCGCCGGGCGCTGCCCGCCCCCGACCTGTCCCTGGGCCGTGAGGCGGGGCGCGTCCCCGTCACGGAGCGGGAGAAGGTCCTGTGCGAGGTGTTCGCCGACGTCCTCGACATCCCCGACGTCCACCTCGACGACGACTTCTTCGCGCTCGGCGGGCACTCGCTGCTGGCCGTGCGGCTGGCCCAGCGCATCGAGGACCGGCTCGGGGCACGGCTGTCGATGCGCGCCGTCTTCGCCGCGCCCACCGTCGACGGCATCCGGCGGACCCTCGACGCCACCGATGCCCCGCACCCCACGGACGCCGCCGCACCGGGCGCGGACCCGCAGGACGACGTGCGGTTGGCACCCGACATCGCCCGGGTTCCCGCGCTACCGTCCGGGGCGGCGGGAGCGGCGCGCAGACCGCTGCTGACCGGCGGCTCAGGATTCCTCGGCGCGTTCCTCCTGCGCGATCTGCTGGAGACCACGGACGACGCGGTGGACTGCCTCGTACGGGCCGAGGACGAGGCCGACGGCGTACGCAGACTGCGCGCCAACCTGGAACGGTACGGGCTCTGGAAGGACCACTACGGCGAGCTGATCCACGCAGTGCCGGGCGACCTGGCGGCGCCGGGGCTCGGCATGCCGGACCGGGCGCTCAAGGCGCTCCGGAGCAGGGCCGGGGACGTCTACCACAACGGTGCCCGGGTCAACTTCGCCGCACCCTACGGGGAGTTGCGCGACGCCAACGTGGACGGCACCGAGGAACTGCTGCGTGTCGTGGCCGCGTCGGAGTCGGGCCGTATGCACTACATCTCGACCACGGGTGTCCATGCCCGGCCGACGGACGGACCCCGGACGGTCACGGAGACCACACCTCTGGGACCGGTGGGCGACCTGCCGGACGGCTACTCGCAGAGCAAGTGGGTGGCCGAGGGGATCGTACGGATCGCGCGGCGGCGCGGACTCGCGGTGACGGTCCTCCGGCCTGCCCGGATCTCGGGCGACTCGCGGACCGGCGCCTGCCAGGAGCGGGACCTTCTCTGGCAGTTCATCAAGGGATGCCTCCAGGCGCGGGCCGTTCCGGAAGGAGCCGACGAGTCCACCGGCTGGATACCGGTGGACTACGTGAGCGCGGCCGTCGTGGCGCTCGCGGGCCGGGAGCGGCGGGAACCGCGGCCGGACCCGGCCGCTCCGGCCGGGGACACCTTCCACCTCACCCATCCCGGGGCGCCGGCCCTCTCGCAGGTCTTCCGGGCGGCGGAAGCCCTCGGCTACCCGCTGCACCCGGTGGGGCCCGAGCAGTGGAGCAAGCGCGTGGCGGCCCAGCCGGACAACGCCGCACAGCTCTTCCTCGGCGGCGCGACGGAAGGACACGGCGCAACGGGCGGCGCCGGGCGGCGGGGCGCGGCGCCCGAGGCGGCGGAAACCACCCCGCTCCCCGTGCAGACGTTCGACTCCACGGTCACGATCGAGGCGGTGAGGGCGGCGGGAGTCACCCTTCCCGCGCTGACCGACGCGACCCTGCGGACCTATCTGACCTATTTCATCCGTACCGGGTTCCTGCCGTCCCCGACCGAGGAGGGCGGCCGGTGA